Part of the Methanolobus chelungpuianus genome is shown below.
TGTCATGGATGAACTCGTTCTCATCCGGCACCTCTGTCACTCCAAGCTTTCCCTGCAGCAGGAGGGACTGGAGTACAAGTGACGTTGTACCGGGATATTCCCAGGAAGGGCCGTAGTTATCAATAAGCCACGAGCAGCCCTCAACGTTCCGGATGCCCATATCTGCAAGGGCAATTAGTGCATAGGTCGTGTCGTATACGTCTTTGTTCCAGGAGCCCTCTTCCTGTGATGAAAGCATCCATTTGCCCACATCAGGAAAAACTATGCCTATGGCTGCAAGGGATGAGGCTGCTCTGGCAGTATCTCGCAGGGAGTGATCCCAGTTGCCTTCTTTCTTGAGCCTTATCAGCCTGGGTGCCAGTTCATTCTCCACGTCCCATACATGGCATGCGAGTATGGCACGTGAGAGTTCTTTTACTTGCGTGATGTCCTGTGAAAGGAGCCAGTCAAAAGATAGTTCACTATTGAAGTGCATGCCGGCATAGATGACAGCGAATTATTTATTTATTTGCAGGCAGGCCTGGGAAAGGCTTGCATGTTCCAGTTTGTGTGTCAGTGACAGAATCCCCTGAAAAGAAGTAGGGATAGTTGAAACGGGAACAGGGGTATACCTGTTCTCCGACGGTCATATTATTTGAAATTCTCCACAGCATCTGTGATGCGGCTGAATTCCCGGAACCATTCCAAGTCTGCGTTACCTTCGAGATGCACCCTGCCCTGATCCTCTATCTCCGCAAGTGCAGGATCAATGGGCAGCTCACCCAATACCGGCACGTTGAAATCGGCTGCAGCCCTCTCAACTCCTCCGGTTCCGTAAATATCTATCTTCTCATTGCAGTGAGGACATTTCATGCCGCTCATGTTCTCCACGATACCAATCACCGGTACTTTGAGCATACTGGCGAAGGTGAGGGATTTCCTCACGCTGAGCAGGGCGACATCCTGCGGTGTCGTCACAACCACGGCACCGTCCAGCTTTTCGATCAGCTGTGCGATGCTGAGGGGCTCGTCACCTGTTCCGGGTGGCAGGTCTATAAAAAGATAGTCCAGCTTACCCCACGACACTTCCTGCAGGAACTGCTTGATAGCTCCCATCTTAGCAGGCCCTCTCCATATTATTGGTGAATCCTTGTCTTCGATCAGGAGTGCTATTGACATCAC
Proteins encoded:
- a CDS encoding Mrp/NBP35 family ATP-binding protein yields the protein MAQTIQSPQDLLQKPQESRLIKQMRSIRKKIMVMSGKGGVGKSTVAANLAARLADRGYKVGLLDADIHGPSIPKMFGIEDQRPGVDENGIVPIQVTENLKVMSIALLIEDKDSPIIWRGPAKMGAIKQFLQEVSWGKLDYLFIDLPPGTGDEPLSIAQLIEKLDGAVVVTTPQDVALLSVRKSLTFASMLKVPVIGIVENMSGMKCPHCNEKIDIYGTGGVERAAADFNVPVLGELPIDPALAEIEDQGRVHLEGNADLEWFREFSRITDAVENFK